GGGGCGGTGAGTTCGAGGTTGATGTCGTCCGGGTCCTGGATCGAGAGGATCTGCAGGCCCTGCTCGGACAGTTCGACGATCTCCCCGTGCTCCACACCGGCAGCGGAAAGACGTGCGGCCGCAGCCTCCAGGTCAGCGCGCGAGGAGACCGCCAGGCTCACGTGGTCCAAGCCGACCCGGTTGGGCGTGAACGTCTCACCGGCGGCACCGGGGACCGGACGCAGACCGAGGATCTGCTCACCGACTTCGAACACCACACCGCCGTAGAGGCGCTGGGGGTCGTCGACGGCGGTGGGATCGGACAGTTCAGCGGTGTTGTCGATGGCCGGATCGGTACCCAACAGCTGGGTGTAGAAGGCTCGCGACCGTGCGATGTCGCTGACCGACAGGCGGACGTGGTGCAGTCCGGTGGGACGGGACACCGGCTGATCGGCGGACGAGGTCGTGGAACTGGTCATGGTCGTGAGGATGCGGCGTGAGCCGCGAGGGCGCACCCGGAACGTCCCGCCCACTGCTCGCCGGTCACCCTCGGGGGACCGGCGTCCGCCTGCCGGCGGCTGCCGACGGAGGATCCGTGGCAGATCCGGACCAGACCACGGGGGCCACAGCTCCGAACGAGAGCCATGAGCGAGATCACCGCCCACCACGGACTGTTCAAGGACACCGACCTGCACGTCGACGACACCGGCGGCCCCGGCCGCCCCGTCGTCCTCATCCACGGCTGGCCGCTGTCCGGTGAGTCCTGGTCCGAGCAGGTCCCCGCCCTGGCCACCGCCGGCTACCGGGTCGTCACCTACGACCGCCGCGGCTTCGGGCGCAGCGACAAGACCCGCACCGGCTACGACTACGACACCCTTACCGAGGATCTGCACGCCCTCCTGGAACAGCTCGACCTGCGCGACGTCACCCTCGTCGGGTTCTCCATGGGCGGCGGCGAGGTCGCCCGATACTTCACCAAGCACGGCCACGAGCGGCTGCGCAGCGTCGTCTTCGCCGCCGCCGTCCCGCCCTACATGGCCAAGAACGAGGACAACCCCGACGGCCCGCTGACCTCCGAACTGGCCGACCAGATGGAAGCCGGTCTCAAGGCCGACGAGGACACCTTCTACGAAGGTTTCATCACCGACTTCTTCTCCGTCGACGGCGTCCTGAAGGTCACCGAGGCCCAGCGCCAGGACGCGCTCGCGCTGACCGAGCAGGCCGACGAGAAGGCCGCGTTGAAGGCCATGGAGTCCTTCGGCACCACCGACTTCCGCCAGGACCTCACCGAGGTCGACGTCCCGACGCTGGTCATCCACGGCGACGGTGACGGCACCGTGCCGTTCGAGGGGTCCGGTGCCCGCACCCACGCCGCCATCGCCGGCAGCCGTCTGCACGTCGTCGCCGGCGGCCCGCACGGCATCAACGTCAGCCACGCGGAGGAGTTCAACCGCGTGCTCCTGGAGTTCCTCGCCTCCTGACCCCTCCGGCCGATCCTGCACCCGACGCGAGCACCTGACACGTGCAGCCGTGCGGCAGCGGAGCCTCCGCTGCCGCACCGCGCAGGCGTCCACCCCGGTTCCGGCTCGTCCTGGTGCCCGCTCCTCCACGCACGTTCCCGCTCTCAGACCGACCGCTCCACCGGTGCCGACGCCAGTTCCGGTGCCGATGCCGAAACCGCCACTGACGCCGGTACGAGAAGCGCTGCACCGTGCCGCTGCCCCGCAGGGACCACCGAGGTCCGGGGGACGCGGTCAGCCGCTCCCGACGGGCCCGGTCGCCGAAAGCGAGAGTTCCGCCGTGGCCAACCTCTACCAGCAGCTCAAGCAGGAGATCTGCAGCGTCCTGCGCGAGCCCGTCGCGCGGGTCTCGCACGCCCGGGCGGCTCGCCACCGTCTGCAGTGGTTCGTGCGGGGGCCCCGGCGGTGGCGTCCGGTCCCCGTCCTGCTCGCGCTGACGCAGACGCACGTGGTCGTCTTCTCCGCGGACGGCGCTTCCGCCTCTCTCACCGACGCGTCCTGCGAACACGTCGTCCTGGCGCAGGTGCAGGCCGTCGGTCGCCGGTGGATCAGAG
This region of Kineococcus rhizosphaerae genomic DNA includes:
- a CDS encoding VOC family protein; amino-acid sequence: MSRPTGLHHVRLSVSDIARSRAFYTQLLGTDPAIDNTAELSDPTAVDDPQRLYGGVVFEVGEQILGLRPVPGAAGETFTPNRVGLDHVSLAVSSRADLEAAAARLSAAGVEHGEIVELSEQGLQILSIQDPDDINLELTAPLPS
- a CDS encoding alpha/beta fold hydrolase, translating into MSEITAHHGLFKDTDLHVDDTGGPGRPVVLIHGWPLSGESWSEQVPALATAGYRVVTYDRRGFGRSDKTRTGYDYDTLTEDLHALLEQLDLRDVTLVGFSMGGGEVARYFTKHGHERLRSVVFAAAVPPYMAKNEDNPDGPLTSELADQMEAGLKADEDTFYEGFITDFFSVDGVLKVTEAQRQDALALTEQADEKAALKAMESFGTTDFRQDLTEVDVPTLVIHGDGDGTVPFEGSGARTHAAIAGSRLHVVAGGPHGINVSHAEEFNRVLLEFLAS